One window from the genome of Nicotiana sylvestris chromosome 9, ASM39365v2, whole genome shotgun sequence encodes:
- the LOC138878585 gene encoding uncharacterized protein produces MAPKLEDPGAFMIPCTIGSVEIAKALCDPRERINLMPYPIFRTLGIGKPRPASMRLQMADRTMKKLLGVIEDALVGVDKFILPVDFVNLGCKVDYEMPIILGSPFIAMGNTLFDIEAG; encoded by the coding sequence ATGGCTCCTAAGTTGGAGGATCCTGGTGCTTTCATGATTCCTTGTACAATTGGAAGTGTCGAGattgctaaagctctttgtgatccTAGAGAAAGGATAAATTTGATGCCATATCCGATTTTCaggactttgggtattgggaaaccaagacccgcctctatgagattgcaaatggccgacCGTACCATGAAAAAGTTGTTGGGTGTGATTGAAGATGCTTTGGTCGgggttgataaattcattcttccagTGGATTTTGTCAATCTAGGCTGTAAGGTTGATTATGAGATGCCAATTATTCTTGGGAGTCCTTTCATTGCTATGGGTAACACCCTTTTTGATATTGAAGCCGGATAA